In one Sphingomonas sanguinis genomic region, the following are encoded:
- a CDS encoding right-handed parallel beta-helix repeat-containing protein → MTVATEILDKLNSLLGRKNLAQVEMDNWRAGAANGGPSGDGLYPMTDSTGFVRKLPSPAKVAEIAAGSVTPRFTGAAPALMRDWRSEEIKPQMFPDTDWAFSIQRALDCAWQEGASGITIPNTGGPYVIRYRGDPPGNAQHTEDKVRGVIKLRPNVHIRSNNAKLIIAPGDEVAMKRGGPPGIFYHNFYEHARCDNVRITGLIMDGNIENQTWINNHEDQSGSEAWQFTHAIAMMRGDNFEVDKCVFRGWRGDGIVIGNAFTRGQDTFLCRNARVHHNEFKDIYREGVLFCDVEGGEFNYNWVHGDGYLVAGVDIERHQLEETVCGIEVAGNLFDFRDGNSPVERDGPYQPKYRRAASIGFFYQSFGRDPVTGKRNPADRGSNGHRVHHNRVRQGGMDVWRHNDVEISDNVFESTYEDLTGVRLISGEAIRVFDFEATEGLSNIKIMNNTIRSDMDASPITVFNYDEVNISNNTIVGSRRPGIYAQYISGIIANNHIIDAGTPGNRCAAILMAANRPGGISVTNNIGRDLRSGEARGMIAVVEVTGGMTRAPMIAFNQAVNSYHPDGTPSYAPIKLGPEVGTFVTMFGNTNANGEPFAVYGSGKFGNGADEVQLRLDGGPDKGKTFEFLSAGTQRWSFGTSTQVPETGGDTGSNFSFFARTDTADYKFNVFKVNRATKEKDFSDGSFRISGNWQEPFIMGPYTRYWSAGGVLYWNYNQPTSETDGTPVNYQPPIGSWQQPFSWAGSYVWFDPQGGVIRTNYGKPTSTSDGRAVGPQPGGTWDYPWPIAGMWLFGNPDDGKMYLKTGAKPTGPTDGKPVVFQS, encoded by the coding sequence ATGACCGTGGCGACCGAAATCCTCGACAAGCTGAATAGCTTGCTGGGCAGGAAGAACCTTGCCCAAGTTGAGATGGACAATTGGCGGGCGGGCGCGGCCAATGGCGGCCCGTCCGGCGACGGGCTTTACCCGATGACGGACAGCACGGGTTTTGTGCGCAAGCTGCCGTCACCCGCCAAGGTGGCCGAGATCGCGGCGGGCAGCGTTACCCCGCGCTTCACCGGAGCGGCCCCGGCGCTGATGCGGGATTGGCGCAGCGAAGAGATTAAGCCGCAGATGTTCCCTGACACGGACTGGGCATTTTCTATCCAGCGGGCTTTGGATTGCGCCTGGCAAGAGGGGGCGTCGGGCATCACCATCCCCAACACCGGCGGCCCTTATGTCATTCGATACCGTGGCGACCCGCCGGGCAACGCCCAGCATACCGAGGACAAGGTCCGGGGCGTTATCAAGCTCCGGCCCAACGTTCATATCCGGTCCAACAACGCGAAGCTGATCATTGCTCCGGGCGATGAGGTGGCCATGAAGCGCGGCGGGCCTCCGGGCATTTTCTACCACAATTTCTATGAGCACGCCCGGTGCGACAATGTTCGCATCACCGGCCTCATCATGGATGGCAACATCGAGAACCAGACCTGGATCAACAACCATGAGGATCAGAGCGGGTCGGAAGCGTGGCAGTTTACCCACGCGATCGCGATGATGCGTGGTGACAATTTCGAGGTCGACAAGTGCGTTTTCCGGGGATGGCGCGGCGACGGCATCGTGATCGGCAACGCCTTCACGCGCGGCCAGGATACGTTCCTGTGTCGCAACGCGCGCGTCCACCACAATGAGTTCAAGGACATCTACCGCGAAGGCGTACTTTTCTGCGACGTCGAGGGCGGCGAGTTCAATTACAACTGGGTCCACGGGGACGGCTATCTCGTCGCAGGCGTCGACATCGAGCGGCACCAGCTTGAGGAGACGGTGTGCGGCATCGAAGTGGCGGGCAATCTGTTCGACTTCCGCGACGGCAACTCGCCTGTTGAGCGCGACGGGCCGTACCAACCCAAGTATCGGCGCGCGGCCTCCATCGGCTTTTTCTACCAGTCGTTCGGGCGTGATCCCGTCACCGGCAAGCGCAACCCCGCCGATCGCGGCTCCAACGGCCACCGCGTCCACCACAACCGGGTCCGCCAGGGAGGAATGGACGTCTGGCGGCACAATGACGTCGAGATCAGCGACAACGTTTTCGAGTCGACCTATGAGGATTTGACCGGCGTTCGCCTCATCTCCGGCGAGGCGATCCGCGTGTTCGACTTCGAGGCGACCGAGGGCCTGTCGAACATCAAGATCATGAACAACACGATCCGGTCGGACATGGATGCGTCGCCGATCACCGTGTTCAACTATGACGAAGTCAACATCAGCAACAACACGATCGTCGGGTCGCGCCGCCCCGGCATCTATGCCCAGTATATCAGCGGCATCATCGCGAATAACCACATCATCGACGCAGGCACGCCGGGCAATCGCTGCGCCGCGATCCTGATGGCGGCCAACCGGCCGGGCGGTATCTCGGTCACGAACAATATCGGCCGCGACCTGCGTTCCGGCGAGGCGCGCGGCATGATCGCGGTGGTGGAGGTGACGGGCGGAATGACCCGCGCGCCCATGATCGCGTTCAACCAGGCGGTCAATTCGTACCATCCGGACGGCACCCCGTCATACGCCCCGATCAAGCTCGGGCCGGAAGTCGGCACCTTCGTCACCATGTTCGGCAACACCAACGCGAATGGCGAGCCGTTCGCGGTCTATGGCAGCGGCAAGTTCGGGAACGGTGCCGACGAAGTGCAGCTCCGCCTGGATGGCGGACCGGACAAGGGCAAGACGTTCGAGTTCCTGAGTGCAGGGACACAGCGCTGGTCGTTCGGCACCTCGACGCAGGTGCCTGAGACGGGCGGCGATACCGGCAGCAACTTCTCGTTCTTCGCACGCACCGACACGGCGGACTACAAGTTCAACGTCTTCAAGGTGAACCGCGCGACCAAGGAGAAGGATTTCAGCGACGGCTCCTTTCGGATCAGCGGCAATTGGCAAGAGCCGTTCATCATGGGGCCGTACACCCGCTACTGGAGCGCAGGGGGCGTTCTCTACTGGAATTATAATCAGCCGACGAGCGAGACGGATGGCACGCCGGTCAACTACCAGCCGCCGATCGGCAGCTGGCAGCAGCCGTTCAGCTGGGCTGGAAGCTATGTCTGGTTCGATCCGCAGGGCGGCGTCATTCGTACCAATTACGGCAAGCCCACCAGCACTTCGGACGGCCGGGCGGTCGGGCCGCAGCCAGGTGGGACCTGGGACTATCCATGGCCGATCGCCGGTATGTGGCTGTTTGGAAATCCCGACGACGGCAAGATGTACCTGAAGACCGGCGCAAAGCCGACCGGCCCCACCGATGGCAAGCCCGTCGTCTTCCAATCCTGA
- a CDS encoding lysozyme — translation MAAAKKTLAGVVGSVAAAASLFVLIPKEESGRTVKATVHPDESISIQHVAGKQYLTAYLDIIGVPTACDGITKGVKMGQRFTEAQCTVMLERELIEHAEPLIRCIPALKGRTNQIVAGVSLTYNLGPQGVCRSSIATLWNAGQWRAGCDRFPAFNKSGGTVRRGLVLRRARERAICVQGLPS, via the coding sequence ATGGCAGCCGCTAAAAAGACCCTGGCGGGCGTGGTCGGATCGGTCGCGGCGGCCGCCTCGCTGTTCGTCCTGATCCCCAAGGAGGAAAGCGGCCGCACCGTGAAGGCGACGGTCCATCCCGACGAGTCGATTTCCATCCAGCATGTCGCGGGCAAACAGTATCTGACCGCCTATCTCGACATCATCGGCGTGCCCACCGCCTGCGATGGCATCACCAAGGGCGTGAAGATGGGCCAGCGCTTCACCGAGGCGCAGTGCACCGTCATGCTCGAGCGCGAGCTGATCGAGCATGCCGAGCCGCTGATCCGGTGCATTCCCGCCCTGAAGGGGCGGACCAATCAGATCGTCGCCGGGGTGTCGCTGACCTACAATCTCGGCCCCCAGGGCGTTTGCCGCTCCAGCATCGCAACGCTCTGGAACGCGGGACAGTGGCGCGCGGGCTGCGATCGCTTTCCCGCGTTCAACAAGTCGGGCGGCACCGTGCGGCGCGGCCTGGTCCTGCGCCGCGCTCGCGAGCGAGCGATATGCGTCCAGGGGCTGCCATCATGA
- a CDS encoding DUF7940 domain-containing protein: MKPIPNWRQAWRLWSVRVSAFGAVLFAFLLAAPDQVQAIWNALPPDVQAAIPNSKTLALAISVAVTIARVLQQRERSDGSR, encoded by the coding sequence GTGAAGCCCATCCCCAACTGGCGCCAGGCCTGGCGCCTGTGGTCCGTGCGCGTGTCCGCGTTCGGTGCCGTCCTTTTCGCTTTCCTGCTCGCCGCGCCCGACCAGGTGCAGGCGATCTGGAATGCCCTGCCGCCCGACGTCCAGGCTGCGATCCCCAACAGCAAGACGCTGGCGCTGGCGATCAGCGTCGCCGTGACGATCGCCCGCGTCCTTCAGCAGAGGGAGCGATCCGATGGCAGCCGCTAA